A section of the Ciceribacter thiooxidans genome encodes:
- a CDS encoding branched-chain amino acid ABC transporter substrate-binding protein gives MNLKLLTGTALVASLAFVQAAHAEIVLGLIAPLTGPVAAYGEQVKNGAETAVKEINKNGGILGEQVVLKVADDAGEPKQGVSAANQLVGEGVRFVVGPVTSGVAIPASDVLAENGVLMVTPTATAPDLTNRGLTNVLRTCGRDDQQAEVAAKYVLDTFKDKKIAIINDKGQYGKGLADAFKKTLNEGGITEVFNDALTPGDKDFSALTTRLKAENVDVVYFGGYHPEAGLLVRQMRDVNVNATLIGGDGLSNTEFWTIGTDAAAGTVFTNASDALKNPDSKAAADALAAANIPAEAFTLNAYAAVEVLKAGIEKAGSAEDAEAVAAALKSGEPIPTAIGKVTYGETGDLTSQAFSLYKWEDGKIVPAE, from the coding sequence ATGAACCTGAAACTCTTGACCGGCACCGCGCTGGTTGCCTCGCTGGCATTCGTACAAGCAGCCCACGCCGAAATCGTCCTCGGACTGATCGCACCGCTGACCGGCCCGGTCGCCGCCTATGGCGAGCAGGTGAAGAACGGCGCCGAAACCGCCGTCAAGGAAATCAACAAGAACGGCGGCATCCTCGGCGAACAGGTCGTGTTGAAGGTCGCCGACGACGCCGGCGAACCGAAGCAGGGCGTTTCGGCAGCCAACCAGCTGGTCGGCGAAGGCGTTCGCTTCGTCGTCGGTCCGGTGACCTCGGGCGTCGCCATTCCGGCCTCGGACGTGCTGGCTGAAAACGGCGTGCTGATGGTGACGCCGACGGCGACCGCCCCGGACCTCACCAATCGCGGCCTCACCAACGTCCTGCGCACCTGCGGTCGTGACGACCAGCAGGCCGAAGTCGCCGCGAAATACGTGCTCGACACCTTCAAGGACAAGAAGATCGCCATCATCAACGACAAGGGCCAGTACGGCAAAGGTCTCGCCGACGCCTTCAAGAAGACGCTGAACGAAGGCGGCATCACTGAAGTCTTCAACGACGCACTCACGCCCGGCGACAAGGACTTCAGCGCGCTGACCACCCGCCTCAAGGCCGAGAACGTCGACGTCGTCTACTTCGGCGGCTACCATCCGGAGGCCGGCCTGCTCGTCCGCCAGATGCGCGACGTTAACGTCAACGCGACACTGATCGGCGGCGACGGCCTGTCGAACACAGAGTTCTGGACGATCGGCACCGATGCTGCAGCCGGCACCGTCTTCACCAACGCCTCCGACGCACTGAAGAACCCGGACTCGAAGGCTGCCGCCGACGCGCTCGCCGCGGCCAACATTCCGGCCGAAGCCTTCACCCTCAACGCCTACGCAGCCGTCGAAGTATTGAAGGCCGGCATCGAGAAGGCCGGAAGCGCCGAAGATGCGGAAGCCGTAGCAGCCGCACTGAAGAGCGGCGAACCGATCCCGACCGCAATCGGCAAGGTCACCTACGGCGAGACCGGCGACCTCA